The following proteins are encoded in a genomic region of Thermoplasmata archaeon:
- a CDS encoding PKD domain-containing protein — MKPGGHNIAARSTAGGIARKRTWITTRGLHEAHSIRWARRRAAAALLFLSLLVLPSASAAGAQEPRQGVNSAPVGGESCPGGSGVPSFYVDSSRVEPKFWVEPDPYIPPTPTSTLESRSTGGYAVLMAINDYPGSPLQGCISDITAIRDRLVNTYGWDTRNIHFVTDSAVTPDRIVQEIRWLASVAEPGSQAIFSFSGHGSTGVIYAYPMNAVSDDTIAAELKKLNSTENICIFDSCHSGSCTEVNITIPPFISMMACEANELASDGNTFTKAWVEGLGKTEWGNVEEAFAYAYNKIQGWQHPVMWDNVPGNMLLGRKPPVIAPLPEPSAPEDTAIIICLTPYESDPVDGHASLTWSVERWDPLAVKAITGQGSADDTLTFQPVENFCGRTNVTLVLRNGAGRTARAVMNLTWTPVNDPPVVTGLDRISPVVERTKGVKIIVYGSDPDNAGPELSLGFEYRLAGGSWTSGDFEWSFVTNRWELLFVPPAKCPLGQADVRARLRDGEGWGEWTIASGLVEVANAPPRVDAVRPSAPTVRRLQPLVLTVEGADPENPLELLTCELELRHRDEPFWSRLTGAELDGRSWRLTFTPSARASLGPYDVRARLRDADGMSGRWREAWEAFSVENAMPSVDSIELSTSRVERGGRATVIVRGGDVEDPRTAVLCDLQCRGPGGEWSRLEGVEVRGDHWEVLFAPSPKSKTGSYSFRVLLKDSNGLISEWLYSNDSLEVVNSPPTVLGINLSGSSVLRTQNLTLTISGRDLESKTWELRCEVEQRLEGGGWSGTFLTKPELDGRNGTWHCKFTPPASAPVGRYCFRARLRDTDGDYSAWMEYAGRVEVINNRPSAGISPLPQVVNEGTELIFDASASFDIESELDYRWSFGDGTHARGEVVRHVYTRGGARTVTLTVTDGDGETNTATVRLRVNALPFAAATYSQPSGSSLKVRFDPSLSSDPEGGALEYEWDFDITVDSDGDGDPDNDVDSTAGAPEHFYKREGTYRIRLTVKDGEGGVSSVVIEVRVRLEEKKSWALLNPAFLGLALGAAVGIAGYAAVRRRRRESELTEERKADNATALDGSATLLPEKAQYGVETGSGPGTAGCAGPTVAGPLEESYTLANPETLYIQGPEAWEGAGAAPFHQRPPEPAEGWGPVWPEAPRYDTPVEEVAGAGPPAEVGSCPAERYPSPERSASPVHARPLPPQTPSEAARTIELSEILRRLEELR; from the coding sequence ATGAAACCTGGCGGACACAACATAGCCGCGAGAAGCACCGCGGGGGGCATCGCGAGAAAGAGGACTTGGATAACTACGAGAGGCCTTCACGAAGCTCACTCCATCCGCTGGGCCCGCCGCAGGGCTGCGGCCGCACTTCTTTTCCTATCCCTTCTCGTCCTTCCCAGTGCGAGCGCGGCTGGAGCTCAGGAGCCCCGGCAGGGCGTGAATTCGGCGCCCGTGGGAGGGGAGAGCTGTCCGGGCGGCTCAGGCGTGCCCTCCTTCTATGTTGATTCGTCGCGTGTGGAGCCAAAATTCTGGGTTGAGCCGGACCCCTATATACCCCCGACTCCCACCTCGACGCTCGAGAGTCGCTCCACCGGCGGCTACGCGGTTCTGATGGCCATAAACGATTACCCTGGCTCGCCCCTCCAGGGCTGCATCAGCGACATCACCGCAATAAGGGACAGGCTAGTCAACACCTACGGGTGGGACACTAGGAACATTCACTTCGTAACCGACTCCGCCGTAACCCCCGACAGAATTGTCCAGGAGATAAGGTGGCTCGCCTCTGTCGCCGAGCCAGGGAGCCAGGCCATATTCTCATTCAGCGGCCACGGGAGCACGGGCGTGATTTACGCCTACCCGATGAACGCCGTCAGCGACGACACGATCGCCGCTGAGCTGAAGAAGCTGAACTCGACCGAGAACATCTGCATCTTCGATTCCTGCCATTCGGGCTCTTGCACCGAGGTCAACATCACCATCCCTCCCTTCATCTCAATGATGGCCTGCGAGGCCAACGAGCTTGCATCAGACGGCAACACATTCACCAAGGCATGGGTCGAGGGCTTGGGTAAGACCGAGTGGGGAAATGTAGAGGAGGCATTCGCCTACGCCTACAATAAGATTCAGGGCTGGCAACACCCGGTGATGTGGGACAATGTCCCGGGCAACATGCTCCTCGGCAGGAAGCCGCCTGTAATTGCTCCCCTGCCCGAGCCCTCTGCTCCGGAGGACACGGCTATAATAATCTGTCTCACGCCCTATGAATCAGACCCCGTGGACGGCCACGCCAGCCTCACTTGGAGCGTTGAGCGCTGGGACCCCCTTGCCGTGAAGGCAATCACAGGGCAGGGGAGCGCCGACGACACCCTTACTTTTCAACCAGTGGAAAATTTCTGTGGAAGGACCAACGTTACACTAGTTCTCCGCAACGGGGCAGGTCGGACCGCGCGCGCAGTTATGAACCTGACTTGGACGCCTGTGAATGACCCACCCGTTGTGACCGGCCTCGACAGGATATCGCCCGTAGTCGAGAGGACAAAGGGGGTCAAAATAATCGTCTACGGCTCCGACCCGGACAACGCGGGTCCAGAGCTCTCGCTGGGGTTCGAGTACAGGCTGGCCGGAGGCAGCTGGACCTCCGGCGACTTCGAGTGGTCCTTCGTGACCAACCGTTGGGAGCTGCTTTTCGTTCCGCCGGCCAAATGTCCCCTCGGACAGGCGGACGTCAGGGCTAGGCTGCGCGACGGCGAGGGCTGGGGTGAATGGACCATTGCCAGCGGTCTGGTCGAGGTCGCCAACGCGCCCCCGCGCGTCGACGCGGTCCGTCCATCCGCGCCGACCGTACGCAGACTCCAGCCGCTGGTCCTCACCGTGGAGGGCGCTGACCCCGAAAACCCTCTGGAGCTCCTCACCTGCGAACTCGAGCTCAGGCACCGGGACGAGCCATTTTGGTCCCGCCTCACGGGCGCAGAGCTCGACGGCCGCTCCTGGAGGCTGACCTTCACCCCGTCGGCCCGTGCGTCCCTCGGTCCCTACGACGTGAGGGCACGTTTAAGGGATGCAGACGGCATGAGCGGGCGCTGGAGGGAGGCCTGGGAGGCCTTCTCGGTTGAGAACGCTATGCCCTCGGTTGATTCCATCGAGTTGTCCACGTCTAGGGTGGAGAGGGGAGGGAGGGCGACGGTGATTGTGAGGGGAGGGGACGTCGAGGACCCGAGGACGGCAGTGCTCTGCGACCTCCAGTGCCGGGGACCCGGCGGCGAGTGGTCGAGGCTCGAAGGGGTGGAGGTCAGGGGGGACCACTGGGAGGTGCTCTTCGCACCCAGCCCGAAGTCTAAGACGGGGAGCTATTCCTTTAGAGTTCTTCTGAAAGACTCCAACGGCCTCATCAGCGAATGGCTCTACAGCAACGATAGCCTCGAGGTCGTAAACAGCCCGCCAACGGTGCTGGGAATTAACCTCTCCGGAAGCTCCGTGCTTCGCACTCAAAATCTGACCCTCACGATATCTGGCAGAGACCTTGAAAGCAAAACCTGGGAACTCAGGTGCGAGGTCGAGCAGAGGCTTGAGGGCGGGGGCTGGTCCGGGACTTTTCTAACCAAGCCGGAGCTCGACGGGAGGAATGGGACGTGGCACTGCAAGTTCACACCCCCCGCCTCCGCGCCCGTCGGGAGGTACTGTTTCAGAGCAAGGCTGCGCGACACCGACGGCGACTATAGCGCATGGATGGAATACGCGGGCAGGGTGGAGGTTATAAATAATCGTCCCTCCGCGGGGATCTCGCCCCTTCCGCAGGTTGTCAACGAGGGGACGGAGTTAATCTTCGATGCATCAGCGTCCTTTGACATTGAATCCGAGCTCGATTACCGCTGGAGTTTCGGCGACGGCACCCATGCAAGAGGGGAGGTTGTGAGGCACGTATACACAAGGGGAGGGGCTCGGACGGTGACCCTCACTGTGACGGATGGCGACGGCGAGACCAACACCGCCACCGTCAGACTCAGGGTCAATGCCCTTCCGTTTGCCGCCGCGACCTACAGCCAGCCCAGCGGTAGTAGCTTGAAGGTCAGGTTCGACCCCTCCCTCTCCTCCGACCCGGAGGGCGGGGCACTTGAGTACGAGTGGGACTTCGACATCACCGTGGACAGCGATGGGGACGGGGACCCAGACAACGACGTCGACTCCACCGCCGGAGCACCCGAGCATTTCTACAAGAGAGAAGGCACCTACAGGATCCGCTTGACTGTGAAGGACGGGGAGGGCGGTGTCTCCTCGGTGGTAATCGAGGTCAGGGTGAGACTTGAGGAAAAGAAATCCTGGGCGCTACTCAACCCCGCGTTTCTGGGACTCGCACTGGGAGCGGCTGTTGGGATAGCGGGATACGCGGCTGTTAGGCGCAGGAGGCGCGAATCGGAATTGACAGAGGAGAGGAAAGCCGATAACGCGACGGCTCTGGATGGCAGCGCCACCCTGCTGCCGGAAAAGGCGCAGTACGGCGTGGAGACAGGCTCGGGACCGGGGACCGCCGGGTGCGCGGGACCGACGGTGGCCGGTCCGCTTGAGGAGTCATATACTCTCGCCAACCCAGAAACGCTCTACATCCAGGGACCGGAGGCGTGGGAGGGGGCAGGCGCCGCGCCGTTCCACCAGAGGCCGCCGGAGCCTGCGGAGGGCTGGGGCCCCGTCTGGCCGGAGGCACCGAGGTACGACACTCCCGTCGAGGAGGTTGCCGGAGCCGGTCCGCCGGCGGAGGTAGGGTCATGTCCGGCTGAGCGGTATCCGTCTCCGGAGAGGAGCGCGTCTCCGGTGCACGCGCGGCCCCTGCCCCCTCAGACTCCGTCAGAGGCGGCACGCACCATTGAGCTCTCCGAGATTCTCAGGAGGCTCGAGGAGCTCAGATAA
- a CDS encoding UbiX family flavin prenyltransferase — translation MRPAGERSRGTHVVVALTGASGAVYGVRLLEALECEKSAIVSEEALRILRLETGLGARELRRRSTRLYRNSELDAPIASGSRPFDGMVICPCSMSTASKIACGISDNLVTRAASVALKERRRLVLVPRETPLSTIHLRALTTLSEAGAVVLPACPAFYGRPASVGELVDFVVGRVLDALGVENRLYRRWGE, via the coding sequence ATGAGGCCGGCGGGGGAGAGAAGCCGGGGGACGCACGTCGTCGTAGCGCTGACCGGGGCCTCCGGGGCCGTCTACGGCGTCCGGCTGCTCGAGGCGCTCGAATGCGAGAAGAGCGCGATAGTGTCGGAGGAGGCCCTGAGAATTCTCAGGCTGGAGACAGGCCTAGGCGCGCGGGAGTTGAGGAGGCGCTCGACGAGGCTCTACAGGAACAGCGAGCTGGACGCGCCCATCGCGTCTGGGAGCAGGCCGTTCGATGGAATGGTCATCTGCCCCTGCTCGATGTCCACGGCCTCAAAAATCGCCTGCGGAATCTCGGACAATCTGGTGACCAGAGCGGCCTCGGTGGCGCTGAAGGAGAGGCGCCGGCTCGTCCTGGTTCCGCGAGAGACGCCCCTGAGCACGATTCACCTCCGCGCCCTGACCACTCTCTCGGAGGCGGGAGCGGTGGTCCTCCCGGCGTGTCCCGCGTTCTACGGAAGGCCCGCGAGCGTCGGGGAGCTGGTGGACTTCGTCGTGGGAAGGGTTCTGGACGCGCTGGGGGTCGAGAACAGGCTCTACAGAAGATGGGGGGAGTGA